The following coding sequences are from one Lolium rigidum isolate FL_2022 chromosome 6, APGP_CSIRO_Lrig_0.1, whole genome shotgun sequence window:
- the LOC124663657 gene encoding universal stress protein PHOS32-like: protein MAGRNIGVAVDFSSCSKAALRWASTNLTRNGDQLILIHVNNSSQTEQGAMHLWEQSGSPLIPLVEFSDPHVTNTYGLSPDKETLEILAQLAKQRGVQVFAKIFYGDPTKKLCESVDLVPLSCLVIGSRGLSTLKRALMGSVSTYVVNHAACPVTVVKENM, encoded by the exons ATGGCTGGGCGGAATATCGGAGTTGCTGTGGACTTCTCATCATGCAGCAAAGCAGCTCTGCGATGGGCATCAACCAACCTTACCAGGAACGGTGATCAACTCATACTTATCCATGTCAACAATTCCTCCCAGACTGAGCAAGGAGCAATGCATCTCTGGGAACAGAGTGGTTCGC CGCTCATCCCTCTGGTAGAGTTCTCAGATCCCCATGTCACCAATACGTATGGTCTGTCACCAGACAAGGAGACACTGGAAATCCTGGCTCAATTGGCAAAACAGAGAGGG GTTCAAGTCTTTGCAAAGATATTCTACGGTGACCCGACAAAGAAGCTGTGTGAGTCAGTTGACCTGGTTCCCCTCAGCTGCCTGGTTATTGGAAGCAGGGGTCTGAGTACACTGAAGAG GGCTCTGATGGGGAGCGTGAGCACCTATGTTGTGAACCACGCCGCCTGCCCAGTCACGGTTGTGAAGGAGAACATGTAG
- the LOC124663656 gene encoding pentatricopeptide repeat-containing protein At1g66345, mitochondrial-like: MNAAKSGGRMVARRHGGAIPCRGVASATPAMPQHISHYLAHNPTVTWEALSASFPSAAAAAPDGYVDAVLLSLARNPSSTSSAETIAKNAHSFFHWSAATSPSPHSLRSYCLLVHLLSRAALIRHASVLLQSAITRHSPSPASHFLDAFFAAYEDSGTAATTRGLHLLVHAYAELRLPEEAISACRYLSRRGVTPSLSAFNAALHAGQRTGRFRVAWEVFELMTLKRVYANQATVELVIGVLSREGALARTAALVERVHGKKCSPGVVAHVALALWICEEGRTDQGILLLRRMLQRNIVFDDIAYSLIVHAYCHIGELKSAHEQWDDMVRRGCHPNAFVYTCLIGAHCRREGGVSEAIQLLQEMLSKKLKPYDATYSHLITGCFRQGRAEEGSQYFDKMLHEGLVPDIGTCNEILEALCCAGEVSKASELVTAMIDKGIVPGQDTYCRLIDGYSKVGDAQGVVKIYYEMEHRGLTSCTEVFTCLIRGLCQCGNPKEAEKFLSVMERKSLVPTSDMHDTLISSYCEKGNTKRALRLYDTMITRKATLIPSADTFMTLVRRVIKVKANCSL, encoded by the coding sequence ATGAACGCAGCCAAGTCCGGCGGCCGCATGGTCGCGCGCCGGCACGGCGGCGCGATCCCCTGCCGCGGCGTCGCCTCCGCCACCCCCGCGATGCCTCAGCACATCTCCCACTACCTCGCGCACAACCCAACAGTGACCTGGGAGGCGCTTTCCGCCTCgttcccctccgccgccgccgcggcgcccgACGGGTACGTCGACGCCGTGCTCCTCTCCCTCGCCAGGAACCCCAGCTCCACCTCCTCCGCCGAGACCATCGCCAAGAACGCGCACAGCTTCTTCCACTGGTCCGCCGCCACTTCGCCATCCCCCCACTCGCTCCGCTCCTACTGCCTCCTGGTCCACCTCCTCTCCCGCGCGGCGCTCATCCGgcacgcctccgtcctcctccagtCCGCCATCACCAGGCACTCCCCCTCGCCCGCTTCCCATTTCCTGGACGCCTTCTTCGCGGCCTACGAGGACAGCGGCACCGCCGCCACGACCCGCGGCCTCCACCTCCTGGTGCACGCCTACGCGgagctccgcctcccggaggaagCCATCTCGGCCTGCCGCTACCTTTCCCGCCGCGGCGTGACCCCCTCCCTCTCCGCCTTCAACGCCGCGCTGCACGCGGGGCAGCGCACCGGCCGGTTCAGGGTCGCCTGGGAGGTGTTCGAGCTAATGACGCTCAAGCGGGTGTACGCCAACCAGGCCACCGTCGAGCTTGTCATCGGCGTGCTGAGCCGGGAAGGCGCTCTCGCCAGGACGGCAGCCCTCGTGGAGAGGGTCCACGGCAAGAAGTGCTCGCCGGGCGTCGTGGCGCACGTCGCCCTGGCGCTGTGGATCTGCGAGGAGGGGAGGACCGATCAGGGGATCTTGCTGCTCAGGAGGATGCTGCAGAGGAACATTGTGTTTGACGACATTGCCTACTCGCTGATCGTGCATGCTTATTGCCACATTGGTGAGCTGAAGTCAGCACACGAGCAATGGGACGACATGGTCCGCCGAGGCTGCCACCCGAACGCGTTCGTGTATACCTGCCTCATCGGAGCGCATTGCCGCCGCGAAGGCGGTGTCAGTGAGGCTATACAGTTGCTGCAAGAAATGCTGTCAAAGAAGCTCAAGCCATATGATGCTACATACAGTCACCTCATCACTGGCTGTTTTAGACAGGGGAGGGCAGAGGAGGGCTCGCAGTACTTTGACAAGATGCTCCATGAAGGCCTTGTCCCGGACATTGGCACTTGCAATGAGATCCTAGAGGCGCTCTGCTGCGCAGGAGAGGTCAGCAAGGCGAGCGAGTTGGTAACGGCAATGATCGACAAAGGCATTGTTCCTGGCCAGGATACATACTGTAGGCTCATTGATGGATACAGCAAGGTTGGTGATGCCCAAGGTGTTGTCAAGATTTATTATGAGATGGAGCACAGGGGACTTACCAGTTGCACTGAAGTTTTTACCTGCCTTATCAGGGGGCTCTGCCAATGTGGGAATCCGAAGGAAGCTGAGAAGTTCCTCTCTGTGATGGAAAGGAAATCGCTGGTTCCGACTAGTGACATGCATGATACACTGATCAGCAGTTACTGTGAGAAGGGTAACACTAAGAGGGCACTTCGGTTATATGACACGATGATCACACGGAAGGCGACGCTAATCCCCTCTGCGGATACTTTTATGACGTTAGTGAGAAGAGTCATCAAAGTAAAGGCTAACTGTTCCCTCTGA